The Topomyia yanbarensis strain Yona2022 chromosome 3, ASM3024719v1, whole genome shotgun sequence nucleotide sequence CCTACATACAGCCAAAATCAACATTGCAAAATCGGATTTACTAGTTCTCTCGCGGATTAAGATGTATCGATGGGTTGGTAAAGTAGCCGTAGTGACTGGATCCAGTTCCGGAATTGGAGCCGCTACGGCAAAGGCATTGGTTAAGGCTGGAATGGTCGTGGTCGGTTTGGCTCGCCGAGTAGAACGTGTAGAAGCATTAAAGTTGGAACTGAAGCAAGCGGATCGGGACCGTTTACATGCGATTAAATGTGATGTTTCGAAGGAAGAAAACATTCTTGAAACATTCAAACTGGTTGAGGAAAAATTCGGAGGTGTGGATGTTTTGATAAATAATGCTGGTATTCTACGCGAGACCAAATTAATTGAAGCCGAAACAGAGAAAGTGCGAGAAGTAATAGACACTAATGTAATGGGATTGGTTCTATGCAGTCGGGAAGCTTTCAAATCTATGAAAAAGCGTTCGGTGGATGGCCACATTGTGCATATCAACAGCATTGCGGGGCATATGGtgccaaattttccaaatttgaacATCTATCCAGCCTCCAAGTTTGCTGTAACGGCCATCACGGAAACTATGCGCCATGAGCTGAGAACGGAAGGAACTAAAGTGAAGGTTACGGTTAGTGATTATTAAATGCTATTACATTACATCAATACTAACGGTCAGTATTTCTTTAAAACGCAGAGTATAAGTCCTGGTTCCGTCAATACGGAAATTATGCCCGCGGATGTAGCTGCAACGGGAATGCCTTTGCTGGAATCAGACGATATAGCAGAAGCTGTCTTGTACGTTGTGGGAACACCTCCGCGAGTGCAGGTTCACGAGCTGACGATCAAACCAATTGGAGAGATGATCTAGTTTGGTGAATAGCAGTTGGTCACGTTTCGCATGAAAAGACAGGGTTTAACCCTTGAATGCATACTGCTGCCGTCTGGCAACTTACCAAATTTTGCGATATAAAGCCCAAAAAGAGATATAAATCGTATCCATCTAGACAAATGAGTACCAAAGAAGAATGAAattcatgcatttaagggttaaattataaataaaaataactaATTCAGACAATTCTGTGGTAATAAAAATAGTTGCTCTACAATAAGGAATGCCATTTAGATATTGTTCGATTTCGAGACACTGAAAATTGACAAACCGATTTTAATTAGTGTCTGGGATGAACTCTTCGAAATCTAGttagaacttttttttaaatatatcagCTCTGTCAAACAGAATAATAACGATAACGATAACGACTTACatgaatatattttataaagTGAAGGCATGTCAATTTAACACACCACAGATCGTTGACTCCCATGTGTATAGGTTTATTTTATGAGTATGTCACTGAAATAAGCATAAGCCTAAGCTCCgatactccgttattgaccagaacgaATTGcgattgcaaaatgttcatttgacCAGCCTTGCTCGGAAATCACATGAGGAGCACTATTgtgcaatctatattgatccctgcatgctgatcaatactaGAGGGTTTCAATTATttcaaacccgaacccgagagcttgaaaattgaaaaacccgaacccaatCCGATCCCGAAATTTTAAACAACTGAAAAAgcacgaacattttaaaattgaaaaacccaaaCCTAACCAGAGCCCGAGAttgaaaaattttataaaacccGAGCCCGGGtcgatttcaaaatttaaaaactcaaaaccgacccgaaccagaaaatttataatttgagaAACTCGATCTGAACCGGACTTGTTAATATGGAGAATCAATCAAAGAtcatgaagatttttaattttaggcacccGGGCTCATCTATCAATTCTCGacgaacatatgattacggcttaaaagtcaactgtcaaaattctctttgaaaagaaattccggacaaaccgccaatcacagatattagtagtaaacaaaagagaaaagttttttgtttcattaaCTGTTAATTGGGACGTAGTcttagagggggggggggctaaagcccctcctgaaatgctttaaaaataaattttagaagcaTGATTATCAGCGACTTTTAATAATTTTGTAGCTCGTTTGGTGTGAACAAATTAtcgagaaaaagttaaagagGATTGCTGTTTCCAATAACCAAAACCAATGGTCACGAAACTCAGGGTGGTTTATACTGTCCGAGCCAGTACGAAGTGAACGACAAATAtagttacttttatattgtgtgccttatCTGAAGAAGGAAACTACTTCTTgccctagtaatctgtcgagatgagtgagtcgcagaaacAAGAAGTGATCCTCCGGCCAAATACTGTGAATATTGATAACTAGCATAAGACCGACTATTCATgatgaggaacattttctgaagatTGAAATGGAGGTTAGATTTACTATAGTcacctttatcgagttctaccctGGCAGATAGGTCTTCGTATGGTGGCAGTACTCATAGTGTTTAACAAATTGGCCCAggcgaaaccattcattttgaataatttaaaaacatggttgtgtgtgacaatgctataattaagagctTCATATATATGGCCGGTGAGAAAATCAATATTCGGTTATAAGATCGGATAATGATGTCACATTTGAGACAAATGCAGCACAAAATATAATGCGATAGTACAATTACAAATAgtattctttgcacatatcaaggacaaactagtacgttccagttctgtgaaaaaaaCGCCCCATTACGGTTTACCCTGATCAGAAACCGCTGAACAGAAACAATTACCAAGTTGGTGACCCCTATTCAGGTTATGTTGATAACGGCAAAAGCTGCATCAAGTATATCGaaatctacagccagcacaatCAAGGCAACAAGCAAGGAaaaaatcagatattcgcgaacataaaggcagcaaccacgATGAAGATACGGAAGTTTTCAATAGAGAGATATATGTGAACGACCCCCTATACGCGTTTGGTGAGGAAAACATAATTCCCCGACTCATATACAGGTATCAAAGAATCAGCTACTCTAAATCGCCTCAAGAGCATCTATTCTATAGTTTCAGtacgagtgctttcggaattgcgctctgatcctcTGAATTTGGCTTTAATAAAACGGTATTGTCGAAAGCATCTTACGTCTTCGTTAACCGCACAACATTCAACGTTAgatgcaacaactttaattgaaaatgtatcccaaaatttgtaaaacaaacctgtaatcaaaaagcattacagctttcttcaagaagtcatgcATCTCTTATAAGCTTGATAataattgtaaaaatatcttGAGCTAATTTAAAACGAATCAATTACTGTGAAGATCATAGCAAATCCAACTGCCAGAAGGAACTGCCACTGACGAAATTTTTGCAAAAGAACGCAGGAATCGGATAAATTGCAGTAATTTAAAGACGAAGAAATCTAAAAGAAAGTCTCTTTGGCACAGGAGAAGTAACTGCGATGTGTTCACTTTGATTTGTCGGAGGCAAGTGTGATGCTAAAATTAATGAGCTCATCCATATtaatagtttctagttattttagTGATGCCATCAATGTTGCATTTAAAAACATTGACGTAAATTAGAAGATAACAGCAA carries:
- the LOC131690072 gene encoding farnesol dehydrogenase-like, with product MYRWVGKVAVVTGSSSGIGAATAKALVKAGMVVVGLARRVERVEALKLELKQADRDRLHAIKCDVSKEENILETFKLVEEKFGGVDVLINNAGILRETKLIEAETEKVREVIDTNVMGLVLCSREAFKSMKKRSVDGHIVHINSIAGHMVPNFPNLNIYPASKFAVTAITETMRHELRTEGTKVKVTSISPGSVNTEIMPADVAATGMPLLESDDIAEAVLYVVGTPPRVQVHELTIKPIGEMI